TTGTGTTTTGGCCCGGCTAGGCTGCGGCTAACGGCTATCCAGGAGCGCCTTTCGATGAGTGAGACCACACCCAGCGCCCGCGAGACCCTGCAGGCTATTTCTGCCGGTCGGCGCACGGCAGTTGCGCTGATGGAGGAGACGCTGGCGCGCATTGATGCGCTAAATCCCAGCCTCAACGCAATCGTGGCGCTGCGGGACCGCGAGGTGCTGCTGGCGGAGGCCGCGGCGGCAGACCGATCGACGACGCGGGGGCCGCTGCATGGGCTGCCGATGGCGATCAAGGATCTGGCCAATGTGGCAGGCGTGCGCTCCACCCAAGGCTCGCCTTTGCTGGCGGATTTTGTCCCACAGCAGGATGACCTGATGGTGGCGCGGCTGCGGGCGGCGGGGGCTCTGTTTATCGGCAAGACCAACACCCCGGAATTCGGGCTTGGCTCGCATACGTTCAATCCTGTCCATGGGGCCACGGCGAACCCCTATGACCACAGTCGCAGCTGCGGTGGCTCGTCAGGTGGCGCGGCGGTGGCGCTGGCGACAGGGATGGTGGCGCTGGCCGATGGCTCCGACATGATGGGATCTCTGCGCAACCCTGCGGGGTGGTGCAATGTCTACGGCTTCCGGCCCAGCTGGGGGCGGGTGCCGGGGGAGCCGCGGGGTGATCTGTTTCTGCATCCGCTCTCGACCAATGGTCCGATGGCGCGCTGCCCGGAAGATCTGGCGTTGCTACTGGATGTGATGTCAGGATCGGATCCACGCCAGCCGCTTGCGGCCACTGCCGGGGCAGGGCGTCGTGTCTCGCCTTTGCCGGAGGCGCGCCCGATGCGCATTGGCTGGCTGGCGGATTGGGGTGGGGCCTATCCGATGGAGTCAGGTATCCTGGAGACCTGCGAAACGGCGCTGGAGACCCTGCGCACTCTGGGTCATCAGGTTGAGACGCTGGCGCCGCCCTTCGCCGCGGAGCGGATCTGGCAAAGCTGGAGCACGCTGCGCTCGTTCTCCGTGGCTTCGGGTCTCCGGGTTTTTGGTGGGCAGATGCAGCAGCTGAAAGACAGTGCCCAATGGGAGCTTCAGCGTGGGCTCGCCCTGAGCGGGCAGGAAATACAGGCGGCGTCGGACCTGCGCTCGGACTGGCAGCGGGTCGCGGCACGCCTGTTCTCGCAATATGACGCACTGGTATTGCCGACCGCACAATGCTGGCCGTTCGACATTGCGCTCGATTACCCGCAGGTGATCGGGGAAACCGCAATGGACAGCTATCATCGCTGGATGGAGGTGGTGACACCTGTCAGCCTTATTGGGGTGCCCTGTCTGGCTGCCCCCGCTGGGTTTGGCCCGGCCGGTCTGCCGATGGGGATACAGATTTTTGCGGCACATGGGCGGGACCGGGAATTGCTGACGTTGGGAAAGCAGTATCACTGCGCAACCCGTTGGCCAGAGCGTCGCCCGCCGCAAACGCCATCAACAACTGCCGCCCGCTGAACAGCCGCATCAGGAGACCCCGCATGGAAGAAAAAGCCTTTGGAGTGCCCGATTTGCAGCCGATGACGCTGGCAACGCTGGGACAGGCGTT
The nucleotide sequence above comes from Phaeobacter inhibens DSM 16374. Encoded proteins:
- a CDS encoding amidase gives rise to the protein MSETTPSARETLQAISAGRRTAVALMEETLARIDALNPSLNAIVALRDREVLLAEAAAADRSTTRGPLHGLPMAIKDLANVAGVRSTQGSPLLADFVPQQDDLMVARLRAAGALFIGKTNTPEFGLGSHTFNPVHGATANPYDHSRSCGGSSGGAAVALATGMVALADGSDMMGSLRNPAGWCNVYGFRPSWGRVPGEPRGDLFLHPLSTNGPMARCPEDLALLLDVMSGSDPRQPLAATAGAGRRVSPLPEARPMRIGWLADWGGAYPMESGILETCETALETLRTLGHQVETLAPPFAAERIWQSWSTLRSFSVASGLRVFGGQMQQLKDSAQWELQRGLALSGQEIQAASDLRSDWQRVAARLFSQYDALVLPTAQCWPFDIALDYPQVIGETAMDSYHRWMEVVTPVSLIGVPCLAAPAGFGPAGLPMGIQIFAAHGRDRELLTLGKQYHCATRWPERRPPQTPSTTAAR